One genomic window of Vibrio ziniensis includes the following:
- the dapB gene encoding 4-hydroxy-tetrahydrodipicolinate reductase, whose protein sequence is MVRIAIAGAAGRMGRNLVKAAHHNSESTVGAGSERPESSLVGVDIGELCGVGRFDVALVDNLELAVDSFDVIVDFTAPASTLANIELCKKYGKKLVIGTTGFTEQERKLIDEAAKVIPIVMAPNYSVGVNLVFKLLEKAAKVMGDYCDIEIIEAHHRHKVDAPSGTAIGMGEAIASAMGNKLNDVAVYAREGITGERTRNEIGFATIRAGDIVGEHTAMFADIGERVEITHKATDRMTFANGAIRAAVWLNQKSTGFYSMTDVLGLNEL, encoded by the coding sequence ATGGTAAGAATTGCAATTGCAGGCGCAGCTGGGCGTATGGGCCGCAATCTGGTCAAAGCAGCACATCATAATTCAGAATCAACAGTTGGTGCAGGGTCTGAGCGCCCTGAGTCTTCTCTTGTGGGTGTTGATATCGGTGAGTTATGTGGTGTTGGTCGATTTGACGTCGCGTTAGTTGATAACTTGGAGTTAGCGGTAGATAGCTTTGATGTCATCGTTGACTTCACTGCTCCAGCGAGCACTCTGGCGAACATCGAACTGTGTAAGAAATACGGTAAGAAGCTGGTTATCGGCACAACGGGTTTTACCGAGCAAGAGCGTAAGCTTATTGATGAAGCCGCTAAGGTTATCCCAATTGTTATGGCTCCAAACTACAGTGTTGGTGTTAACCTAGTATTTAAGCTGCTAGAAAAGGCTGCGAAAGTGATGGGAGATTACTGCGATATCGAAATTATCGAAGCGCATCACCGTCACAAAGTTGATGCTCCATCGGGAACTGCTATTGGTATGGGGGAAGCGATTGCCAGTGCTATGGGTAACAAACTTAATGATGTTGCTGTATATGCACGTGAAGGCATCACTGGTGAACGTACTCGTAATGAGATTGGTTTTGCAACCATTCGTGCTGGTGACATCGTTGGTGAGCATACAGCTATGTTTGCAGACATTGGTGAACGTGTAGAGATCACTCATAAAGCAACAGACCGTATGACATTTGCCAATGGTGCTATTCGTGCGGCGGTTTGGTTGAATCAAAAATCAACAGGCTTTTATAGCATGACTGATGTACTAGGTTTGAACGAACTGTAA
- the ftsA gene encoding cell division protein FtsA, with translation MSKTADDKLIVGLDIGTATVSALVGELLPDGQINIIGAGTSPSRGMDKGGVNDLESVVKSVQRAIDQAELMAECQISNVFLSISGRHIMSRIEKGMGTISEGEVSQEDMDRAIHTAKSIKISEEQRILHVIPQEFTIDYQEGIKNPLGLSGVRMEVSVHLITCHSDMARNIIKAVERCGLKVEQLVYSGLAASNAVITDDERELGVCVIDIGAGTMDIAIWTGGALRHTEVFSYAGNAVTSDIAFAFGTPVNDAEEIKVKYGCALSELVSKDDTVNVPSVGGRPSRSLQRQTLSEVIEPRYTELMGLVNQAIDTVQENLRKEGIKHHLAAGVVLTGGASQIEGLVECAERVFRNQVRVGKPLEVSGLTDYVKEPYHSTAVGLLHYAKDSQINDDIEYQEPKRQSVSSMFGRLRNWIQKEF, from the coding sequence ATGAGTAAAACAGCTGATGACAAATTAATTGTAGGTCTCGATATAGGCACAGCCACCGTTTCTGCTTTAGTTGGTGAACTACTTCCTGACGGTCAAATTAATATCATTGGTGCAGGTACAAGCCCATCCCGTGGAATGGATAAAGGCGGTGTAAATGATCTTGAATCAGTGGTTAAATCCGTTCAACGTGCCATTGACCAAGCTGAATTAATGGCTGAATGCCAAATTAGTAATGTATTTCTGTCGATCTCTGGTCGACATATTATGAGTAGAATTGAAAAAGGCATGGGTACTATTTCTGAAGGGGAAGTCTCCCAAGAAGATATGGATCGTGCCATTCATACCGCGAAGTCGATCAAAATTAGTGAGGAACAGCGTATTTTGCATGTTATTCCTCAAGAATTTACGATTGATTATCAAGAAGGTATAAAAAATCCGCTAGGATTATCAGGTGTACGTATGGAAGTGAGTGTGCATCTGATTACCTGCCATAGTGATATGGCAAGAAATATTATTAAAGCAGTTGAACGTTGCGGATTGAAAGTTGAGCAGTTAGTGTATTCAGGATTAGCGGCAAGTAATGCAGTGATTACTGACGATGAGCGAGAGCTTGGCGTGTGTGTCATTGATATTGGTGCTGGTACAATGGATATTGCGATTTGGACTGGTGGCGCTCTTCGACACACAGAAGTTTTCTCATACGCAGGCAATGCGGTAACAAGCGATATAGCGTTTGCATTTGGTACACCAGTAAACGACGCTGAAGAAATAAAAGTTAAGTATGGTTGCGCGTTAAGTGAGTTAGTGAGTAAGGATGATACTGTTAATGTTCCGAGTGTAGGCGGTAGGCCATCCCGGAGTTTACAACGTCAAACCTTGTCTGAAGTGATCGAACCTCGCTACACTGAATTAATGGGCTTAGTTAACCAAGCAATTGATACAGTCCAAGAAAACTTGCGAAAAGAAGGCATTAAACATCATTTAGCAGCTGGAGTAGTGTTAACGGGTGGTGCTTCGCAAATAGAAGGTTTAGTGGAATGCGCTGAACGCGTATTCCGCAATCAAGTTAGGGTAGGTAAGCCGCTCGAGGTGAGTGGACTTACTGATTACGTTAAAGAGCCGTATCATTCTACGGCAGTTGGTTTACTTCATTACGCGAAAGACAGTCAAATTAATGATGACATTGAGTATCAAGAGCCTAAGCGCCAGTCAGTGTCTAGTATGTTTGGTCGTTTGCGTAATTGGATACAAAAAGAGTTTTAA
- a CDS encoding cell division protein FtsQ/DivIB, producing the protein MSRSPLVREHIAGGSFLLLVALLVGFLLYSTISWMWDEERLPLSKIVLQGDLQYVSAFDVQRAFGQLDHIGTFMSQDINELQSSAQSIPWVAHASIRKQWPDTIKVFLTEYQVKAIWNGNSLLADKGIVFNGDIAQVNEEHVKLYGPDGTAPEVLNIWKEYGPKFQQIGLNISSLVLNERRAWQIILDNGIRLELGKESLAERINRFFLLYKQLGNDAERVSYIDLRYDTGAAVGWFPEQELAQESTDE; encoded by the coding sequence ATGTCCCGTTCACCATTAGTCAGAGAGCATATCGCAGGCGGTAGCTTCTTACTTTTGGTTGCGTTGTTGGTTGGCTTTTTACTGTATTCGACGATCAGTTGGATGTGGGATGAAGAAAGGCTTCCGCTATCAAAGATAGTTTTGCAAGGTGACTTACAATATGTATCCGCGTTTGATGTTCAGCGTGCTTTTGGTCAGCTTGACCATATTGGAACGTTTATGTCGCAGGATATTAATGAGCTGCAATCGAGTGCTCAGTCAATTCCTTGGGTGGCTCATGCTTCAATTCGCAAACAGTGGCCAGATACAATAAAGGTATTTTTAACTGAATATCAGGTAAAAGCTATTTGGAATGGTAATTCATTACTTGCTGATAAGGGTATTGTCTTTAATGGTGATATCGCTCAAGTTAATGAAGAACACGTAAAACTATATGGTCCAGATGGCACTGCGCCTGAAGTTTTGAATATCTGGAAAGAATATGGTCCTAAATTTCAACAGATAGGTTTAAATATATCCTCTCTGGTATTAAATGAGCGCCGAGCTTGGCAAATTATTTTAGATAATGGCATTCGCTTAGAATTAGGAAAAGAGTCCTTAGCAGAGCGAATTAACCGTTTCTTTTTACTCTATAAGCAGCTAGGTAATGATGCTGAACGAGTGAGTTATATCGACCTGAGATATGATACAGGGGCAGCCGTTGGTTGGTTTCCTGAGCAAGAATTAGCGCAAGAGAGCACAGATGAGTAA
- the secA gene encoding preprotein translocase subunit SecA, with protein sequence MITKLLTKVVGSRNDRTLRRLRKIVKEINNYEPAFEALSDEELKAKTVEFRQRLEQGENLDQLLPEAFATVREASKRVFGMRHFDVQLIGGMVLNGGRIAEMRTGEGKTLTATLPAYLNALPSKGVHIVTVNDYLAKRDAETNRPLFEFLGLTVGINVPNMSPPAKKEAYKADILYGTNNEFGFDYLRDNMAFRPEDRVQRERFFAVVDEVDSILIDEARTPLIISGPAEDSSELYTRINVLIPSLQRQDKEDSEEYRGDGHYTVDEKSKQVYLTENGQEFVEEILVKNGLMQEGDTLYSPANISLLHHVNAALRAHVLFEKNVDYIVTDDGEVVIVDEHTGRTMPGRRWSDGLHQAVEAKEGVKIQNENQTLASITFQNYFRLYEKLSGMTGTADTEAFEFQQIYGLETVVIPTNKPMIRNDMPDMVYRTEAEKFAAIIEEIKKCVEKGQPVLVGTVSIEKSELLSNALKKAKIKHSVLNAKFHEKEAEIVAEAGKPGAVTIATNMAGRGTDIVLGGSWQMQVESLDNPTQEQIGAIKAEWRNVHDQVLEAGGLHIIGTERHESRRIDNQLRGRSGRQGDAGSSRFYLSMEDTLLRIFTSDRMASLIQSGMEEGEAIESKMLSRSIEKAQRKVEGRNFDIRKQLLEYDDVANDQRRVVYELRDELMSSDDISEMIEQNRVDVITALIDQYIPPQSLDDMWDIAGLTDRLKHDFDLELPIQSWLDEDDKLYEEALRERILENSVTVYKNKEEVVGASVMRNFEKSVMLQTLDTLWKEHLAAMDHLRQGIHLRGYAQKNPKQEYKRESFELFEELLESLKSDVIAILSKVRVQQQEEVERMEAQRRAQAEQAARMSQAQHEGSDTSGSDASAERKVGRNEPCPCGSGKKYKQCHGKI encoded by the coding sequence ATGATAACTAAGTTACTGACAAAAGTGGTTGGTAGTCGAAACGACCGAACACTACGCCGTCTAAGAAAAATTGTAAAAGAAATTAATAATTACGAGCCTGCATTTGAAGCTCTGTCCGATGAAGAGCTAAAGGCGAAAACGGTAGAATTCCGTCAACGTCTTGAGCAAGGTGAAAACTTAGACCAATTACTTCCAGAAGCATTTGCAACGGTCCGTGAAGCTTCAAAACGTGTGTTTGGCATGCGTCATTTCGACGTACAGCTAATCGGTGGTATGGTTCTTAACGGCGGCCGAATCGCCGAGATGCGCACAGGTGAAGGTAAAACACTGACGGCAACTCTGCCTGCGTATTTAAATGCTTTACCAAGTAAAGGCGTTCACATTGTTACCGTGAACGACTACCTAGCTAAGCGTGACGCTGAAACAAACCGCCCACTATTCGAATTCCTTGGTCTGACTGTTGGCATAAACGTGCCTAACATGTCGCCACCAGCCAAAAAAGAAGCTTACAAAGCAGATATTCTTTACGGAACAAATAACGAGTTTGGTTTCGACTACCTGCGTGACAACATGGCATTCCGTCCAGAAGACCGTGTGCAACGCGAACGTTTCTTTGCTGTTGTCGATGAAGTGGACTCTATTCTTATCGATGAAGCTCGTACACCGTTAATTATCTCTGGTCCAGCCGAAGATAGCTCTGAGTTATACACTCGTATTAACGTGTTAATTCCATCTTTGCAACGTCAAGATAAAGAAGATTCTGAAGAATACCGTGGTGATGGCCACTACACTGTAGATGAGAAATCTAAACAAGTGTATCTGACTGAAAACGGTCAAGAATTTGTTGAAGAGATTCTAGTTAAGAATGGCTTAATGCAAGAGGGTGATACACTTTACTCTCCTGCTAATATCAGTTTGCTTCACCATGTGAATGCAGCTCTACGTGCTCACGTTTTGTTTGAGAAAAACGTCGACTACATTGTCACCGATGATGGTGAAGTTGTTATCGTCGATGAACACACAGGTCGTACTATGCCTGGTCGTCGTTGGTCAGACGGTTTGCATCAAGCTGTTGAAGCAAAAGAAGGTGTTAAGATCCAGAACGAAAACCAAACACTGGCATCGATTACCTTCCAGAACTACTTCCGTTTATACGAAAAACTGTCAGGTATGACAGGTACAGCAGATACTGAAGCGTTCGAATTCCAACAAATCTATGGTTTGGAAACTGTGGTTATTCCAACTAACAAACCTATGATTCGTAACGATATGCCGGATATGGTGTACCGTACAGAAGCGGAAAAATTCGCGGCGATTATAGAAGAGATTAAGAAGTGTGTTGAGAAAGGTCAGCCAGTACTGGTTGGTACGGTATCGATTGAAAAATCTGAACTCCTATCTAATGCGCTGAAGAAAGCGAAGATCAAACACAGCGTACTAAACGCGAAGTTCCATGAAAAAGAAGCAGAAATCGTTGCTGAAGCAGGTAAACCTGGTGCCGTAACTATCGCAACTAACATGGCCGGTCGTGGTACGGACATTGTGCTTGGTGGTAGCTGGCAGATGCAAGTTGAGTCACTAGATAATCCAACACAAGAACAAATTGGTGCGATTAAAGCCGAATGGCGTAATGTACACGATCAAGTGTTAGAAGCTGGTGGTCTGCACATCATTGGTACAGAGCGGCACGAATCACGTCGTATCGATAACCAGTTGCGTGGTCGTTCTGGTCGTCAAGGTGATGCGGGTTCATCTCGTTTCTATCTGTCAATGGAAGATACATTACTACGTATTTTCACTTCTGATCGTATGGCCAGCTTGATCCAAAGCGGTATGGAAGAAGGTGAGGCGATCGAATCTAAGATGCTTTCTCGTTCAATCGAAAAAGCTCAACGTAAGGTTGAAGGTCGTAACTTTGACATCCGTAAGCAGCTTTTAGAATACGATGACGTGGCTAACGATCAACGTCGTGTGGTTTACGAACTACGTGACGAGCTAATGAGCTCAGATGATATTAGCGAAATGATCGAACAAAACCGCGTTGATGTAATAACAGCTTTGATCGATCAGTATATCCCGCCACAATCACTTGATGACATGTGGGATATCGCAGGCCTTACAGATCGCTTGAAGCATGATTTCGACCTTGAGCTTCCTATCCAGTCTTGGTTAGATGAAGATGACAAGCTGTATGAAGAAGCACTTCGTGAACGTATTCTAGAAAACTCGGTAACGGTTTATAAGAATAAAGAAGAAGTGGTTGGTGCTTCTGTAATGCGTAACTTTGAGAAATCTGTAATGTTACAGACTCTGGATACGCTTTGGAAAGAACACCTTGCAGCGATGGATCACTTGCGTCAAGGGATCCACCTACGTGGTTATGCTCAGAAGAACCCTAAACAAGAGTACAAGCGCGAATCGTTTGAACTGTTTGAAGAACTTCTAGAGTCATTAAAATCAGACGTGATCGCTATTCTTTCTAAAGTACGTGTTCAACAACAAGAAGAAGTTGAACGTATGGAAGCACAGCGCCGTGCTCAAGCTGAACAGGCTGCACGTATGAGCCAAGCTCAGCACGAAGGTAGTGATACCAGCGGAAGCGATGCATCAGCAGAGCGTAAGGTGGGGCGTAATGAGCCTTGCCCATGTGGTTCAGGCAAGAAGTACAAACAGTGCCACGGAAAGATCTGA
- the ftsZ gene encoding cell division protein FtsZ: MFEPMMEMSDDAVIKVVGVGGGGGNAVEHMVRESIEGVEFISINTDAQALRKTSVSSVIQIGGDITKGLGAGANPQVGRDAALESRDRIKELLAGADMVFIAAGMGGGTGTGAAPVIAEVAKELGILTVAVVTKPFSFEGKKRLAFAEQGIEELSKHVDSLITIPNEKLLKVLGRGITLLEAFASANDVLKNAVQGIAELITRPGMINVDFADVRTVMSEMGHAMMGSGIAKGEDRAEEAAEMAISSPLLEDIDLAGARGVLVNITAGLDMRLDEFETVGNTVKAFASDNATVVIGTSLDPDMADEIRVTVVATGIGNERKPDITLVAGGKAKVSPTAVQQVTVAAKVEEKTAQPLHEKAEVKVQSSPAPSISSTSGSGQNVAPKPEKESGYLDIPAFLRRQAD; the protein is encoded by the coding sequence ATGTTTGAACCGATGATGGAAATGTCTGACGACGCGGTAATTAAAGTTGTTGGAGTTGGTGGCGGCGGTGGTAACGCTGTTGAACATATGGTGCGTGAGTCCATTGAAGGCGTGGAATTCATCAGTATCAACACGGATGCGCAAGCACTTCGCAAAACCAGCGTAAGCAGCGTCATTCAAATCGGTGGTGATATCACTAAAGGTTTGGGGGCGGGTGCTAACCCTCAAGTGGGACGTGATGCAGCTCTAGAAAGCCGAGATAGAATTAAAGAATTGCTCGCTGGCGCCGATATGGTGTTTATCGCAGCTGGTATGGGAGGCGGTACCGGTACTGGTGCTGCTCCTGTAATTGCTGAAGTGGCAAAAGAACTGGGCATCTTAACCGTTGCTGTAGTGACTAAGCCATTTAGCTTCGAAGGTAAAAAACGTCTTGCATTTGCTGAGCAAGGAATTGAAGAGCTTTCTAAACATGTTGACTCTTTAATTACCATTCCAAATGAAAAACTGTTGAAAGTACTGGGTCGTGGTATCACTTTACTTGAAGCCTTTGCTAGCGCGAATGACGTACTTAAAAATGCAGTACAAGGGATTGCAGAGCTTATCACTCGCCCAGGTATGATTAACGTGGACTTTGCAGACGTACGAACAGTGATGTCTGAAATGGGCCACGCTATGATGGGTAGTGGTATTGCTAAAGGTGAAGACCGCGCTGAAGAAGCGGCAGAAATGGCAATTTCAAGCCCTCTACTTGAGGATATCGATCTTGCAGGTGCTCGCGGCGTATTGGTTAACATCACTGCAGGTCTTGATATGAGACTGGATGAATTCGAAACGGTTGGTAACACTGTTAAAGCATTTGCTTCTGACAATGCGACTGTCGTTATCGGTACGTCGTTAGATCCTGATATGGCAGATGAGATCCGCGTAACTGTTGTGGCTACAGGTATTGGTAACGAGAGAAAACCTGATATTACTCTTGTTGCTGGCGGTAAAGCGAAAGTTTCACCAACTGCAGTACAACAAGTAACAGTAGCGGCAAAAGTAGAAGAGAAGACGGCACAACCTTTGCATGAAAAAGCAGAAGTTAAAGTACAATCTTCGCCGGCGCCAAGCATCTCTTCAACGTCAGGCTCGGGGCAAAATGTTGCACCTAAGCCAGAGAAAGAGAGCGGATATCTTGATATTCCTGCTTTTTTACGTCGTCAGGCTGATTAA
- the lpxC gene encoding UDP-3-O-acyl-N-acetylglucosamine deacetylase, whose protein sequence is MIRQRTLKEIVKTTGVGLHSGRKVTLTLRPAAANTGIIYRRTDLNPPVDFPADPESVRDTMLCTALVNDEGVRISTVEHLSAALAGMGVDNVIIEVDAPEIPIMDGSASPFVYLLQQAGIETQNAAKRFIRIKKPVRFEDGDKWAEMRPHNGFKMDFQIEFDHPAIDGDDQHLVFDFSTQGFIKEISRARTFGFMRDIEYLQSQNLCLGGSFDCAIVLDDYRILNEEGLRFANEFVTHKVLDAIGDLYMCGHAIVGEFSAYKSGHGLNNQLLRKVLADQEAWEWATFEEEVGSPVAFAEPNMVLA, encoded by the coding sequence ATGATCAGACAACGTACTCTGAAAGAGATAGTGAAAACAACTGGTGTGGGTCTCCACTCTGGTCGTAAAGTCACACTTACTCTACGCCCAGCCGCAGCAAACACAGGTATTATTTACCGTCGTACTGACTTAAATCCACCAGTTGATTTCCCAGCTGATCCTGAATCTGTACGTGACACTATGTTATGTACAGCGTTAGTAAACGATGAAGGCGTTCGTATCTCTACAGTTGAGCACTTAAGTGCCGCTCTTGCTGGTATGGGTGTTGATAACGTTATCATCGAAGTAGATGCTCCTGAAATTCCAATTATGGATGGTAGTGCGAGCCCGTTCGTGTACCTGCTACAACAAGCTGGTATCGAAACGCAAAACGCAGCTAAGCGATTCATCCGTATTAAAAAGCCAGTTCGCTTTGAAGATGGTGATAAGTGGGCAGAAATGCGTCCACATAACGGCTTCAAAATGGATTTCCAAATCGAGTTTGATCACCCAGCAATCGATGGTGATGATCAACACTTAGTGTTTGATTTCTCGACTCAAGGCTTTATCAAAGAGATTTCTCGTGCTCGTACTTTCGGGTTCATGCGTGATATCGAATACTTACAGTCACAAAACCTATGTCTAGGTGGTAGTTTTGACTGTGCTATCGTTTTGGATGATTACCGCATCTTGAACGAAGAAGGTCTGCGTTTTGCTAACGAATTCGTTACTCACAAAGTACTTGATGCTATTGGTGACTTGTACATGTGTGGTCATGCAATTGTGGGTGAGTTTAGCGCTTATAAATCAGGTCATGGTCTGAATAACCAATTACTACGTAAAGTGTTAGCAGATCAAGAAGCTTGGGAATGGGCAACTTTCGAAGAGGAAGTTGGTTCACCAGTAGCGTTTGCAGAACCGAATATGGTTTTAGCGTAA
- a CDS encoding DUF721 domain-containing protein, producing the protein MRDHRPTTTDELIESSRLSKLQQHAKEIIQINLILQTLLPKGIEPHIRAANVRGGHLVLEAASASIKMKVDYDRLNILNQLRTQGFGKLISIEIKINPAIYRPQKGAREDQKEAIPRPPLSENAASSLLMIAQNANPKVKQRLENIAKLAKK; encoded by the coding sequence ATGCGAGATCATCGCCCCACAACGACAGATGAATTGATCGAATCATCTCGGCTGAGTAAGTTACAACAGCACGCCAAAGAGATCATCCAGATCAACCTAATATTGCAAACACTGTTACCTAAAGGAATTGAACCGCATATTAGGGCGGCAAACGTCCGTGGCGGACATTTAGTGCTAGAAGCAGCAAGCGCTTCGATCAAAATGAAAGTGGACTACGATCGGCTAAATATTCTCAATCAGCTGCGAACCCAAGGCTTCGGTAAGCTAATCAGCATTGAAATAAAGATCAATCCAGCGATCTACCGTCCCCAAAAAGGGGCAAGAGAGGATCAAAAAGAGGCAATTCCTCGCCCACCGCTGTCAGAGAATGCCGCCTCGTCTCTATTAATGATCGCACAAAACGCCAATCCAAAAGTTAAACAACGTTTAGAAAACATCGCTAAACTGGCAAAGAAATAG
- the mutT gene encoding 8-oxo-dGTP diphosphatase MutT: protein MKRIHIVAGIIFNEDKSQIFITKRPDNLHKGGFWEFPGGKVEEGESVSQAMARELEEEIGIEVTEQHLFEHLEYDYPEKSLKFDFIVISHFNNEPYGKEGQDGLWVDIAALANYQFPEANVPILERVIKEFS, encoded by the coding sequence ATGAAACGAATTCATATTGTGGCGGGTATTATCTTTAATGAAGATAAGTCGCAGATTTTCATTACTAAGCGTCCTGACAATTTGCACAAAGGTGGATTCTGGGAATTTCCAGGTGGCAAAGTAGAAGAGGGGGAATCTGTTTCGCAGGCAATGGCTCGAGAGCTAGAAGAGGAAATTGGCATTGAAGTGACTGAGCAGCATTTGTTTGAACATCTGGAATATGATTATCCAGAGAAGTCTCTGAAATTTGATTTTATCGTCATCAGTCATTTCAACAATGAACCTTATGGTAAAGAAGGTCAGGATGGGCTTTGGGTAGACATTGCAGCACTAGCAAACTACCAATTTCCAGAAGCAAATGTGCCAATCCTTGAGCGAGTGATTAAAGAGTTTTCGTAA